A window from bacterium encodes these proteins:
- a CDS encoding thiamine pyrophosphate-dependent dehydrogenase E1 component subunit alpha produces MNVAVGAGPDLDIRLRIYRMMLEARRFEERAHQLFLEGLVKGTTHLGIGQEAVAAGFAAAMRADDLTFCTYRGHNHTLLRGAPPGRLMSELLGRSEGVCGGKGGSMHLTWAPTGAMGSYAIVGAHLPIAVGAAWAAVERGTGQVAACFFGDGATNIGAFHEALNLAVVWDLPVVFVCENNLYMEYTPIGSVTAVERPAADRAAAYGLEGLLVDGNDPDAMYETASDVLARARDGGGPSLVEAVTYRHGGHSRADPGTYRPDEEVRQWLDRDPIPMYRARLAEAGAPEEQLEGVDQSVESWVEAAVEEAKAAPEPSTDSIATEVWADGGSQWRN; encoded by the coding sequence ATGAACGTCGCAGTCGGTGCCGGTCCTGACCTGGACATCCGCCTCCGTATCTACCGGATGATGCTCGAGGCGCGCCGCTTCGAGGAGCGCGCCCACCAGCTGTTCCTGGAGGGCCTCGTAAAGGGGACTACCCACCTGGGCATCGGACAGGAGGCGGTAGCCGCCGGGTTTGCTGCCGCCATGCGCGCCGATGATCTCACCTTCTGCACCTACCGCGGTCACAACCACACCCTGCTCCGCGGCGCCCCGCCCGGTCGGCTGATGTCGGAACTGCTCGGTAGGTCGGAGGGTGTGTGCGGCGGCAAGGGCGGCTCGATGCACCTCACTTGGGCGCCGACCGGGGCGATGGGGTCTTATGCCATTGTGGGCGCCCATCTACCGATCGCCGTTGGCGCCGCCTGGGCCGCCGTGGAGCGGGGTACCGGGCAGGTAGCGGCGTGCTTCTTCGGCGACGGCGCCACCAACATCGGGGCCTTCCACGAGGCGCTCAACCTGGCGGTGGTGTGGGATCTGCCTGTGGTGTTCGTGTGCGAGAACAACCTGTACATGGAGTACACGCCGATCGGGTCGGTCACCGCCGTGGAACGTCCCGCCGCCGACCGGGCGGCCGCCTACGGGCTGGAGGGCCTGCTGGTGGATGGCAACGACCCGGACGCGATGTACGAGACGGCTTCGGATGTTCTGGCCCGAGCCCGCGACGGAGGGGGGCCCAGCCTTGTCGAAGCGGTCACCTACCGTCACGGTGGCCATTCCAGGGCCGATCCGGGTACGTACCGGCCGGACGAAGAGGTCCGGCAATGGCTGGACCGGGACCCCATACCGATGTACCGGGCCAGGCTGGCCGAGGCCGGAGCGCCGGAGGAGCAGTTGGAAGGAGTCGATCAGTCGGTCGAGTCGTGGGTCGAGGCCGCCGTGGAGGAGGCCAAGGCCGCGCCCGAGCCATCGACTGACTCCATTGCCACCGAGGTATGGGCGGATGGAGGATCGCAATGGCGGAACTGA